The following proteins are co-located in the Sardina pilchardus chromosome 24, fSarPil1.1, whole genome shotgun sequence genome:
- the LOC134073184 gene encoding uncharacterized protein LOC134073184 encodes MLSRNLLIASAVVFLATTVSTAPVEEKEPEETEVETEDGEEEVSEEDADDDDDSSQDLNKGTGAQHATTVSKDLGATPHPGISAGESSNGQKQTADSAAHSGQDASGSSSAAGGVNGESGRDPHSLSSDPSSHASTVNGGSSTSETGVPGRPK; translated from the exons ATGTTGTCACG AAATCTTTTAATTGCATCTGCAGTTGTCTTCTTGGCCACTACAGTTTCAACAGCTCCAGTTGAAG AGAAAGAACCTGAGGAGACTGAGGTGGAAACGGAGGATGGGGAAGAGGAGGTGTCTGAGGAGGATGCGG atgatgatgatgactcaAGTCAGGATTTGAATAAGG GAACTGGAGCACAGCATGCTACTACAGTATCAAAAGACCTAG GTGCAACTCCTCACCCTGGAATTTCTGCCGGCGAATCTTCAAACG GTCAAAAACAGACGGCAGACAGTGCTGCCCACTCGGGCCAGGACG CATCAGGCAGTtcctctgcagctggaggagttAACG GGGAATCAGGGAGAGatccccactccctctcttcagATCCAAGTTCTCATG CCTCCACAGTAAATGGAGGAAGTTCCACTTCAGAGACGGGTGTTCCAGGTAGGCCtaaataa